The following proteins are encoded in a genomic region of Actinomadura sp. NAK00032:
- a CDS encoding DUF397 domain-containing protein, with the protein MDLKNATWRKSSHSGSNGGDCVELADAASTVVAVRDSKDPHGPVLLLTHAALRTALQSATDTH; encoded by the coding sequence ATGGACCTGAAGAACGCCACATGGCGCAAGAGCAGCCACAGCGGCTCCAACGGCGGCGACTGCGTCGAACTAGCGGACGCGGCTAGCACGGTGGTGGCGGTACGGGACAGCAAAGACCCGCACGGCCCCGTCCTCCTGCTGACCCACGCAGCCCTGCGCACAGCCCTCCAATCCGCCACCGACACACACTAA
- a CDS encoding helix-turn-helix domain-containing protein — MRQEDLDTLPTVVSIMTAARALRLSRTYAYELAKRGDFPCRIIRVGTAYRVPTAELRKLLGVT, encoded by the coding sequence ATGCGACAAGAAGACCTCGACACACTCCCCACGGTCGTCAGCATCATGACCGCAGCCCGCGCCCTGAGATTGTCCCGGACATACGCCTACGAACTGGCGAAACGCGGCGACTTCCCATGCCGCATCATCCGAGTCGGCACCGCCTACCGGGTGCCGACCGCGGAACTCCGCAAGCTGCTCGGCGTGACGTAG
- a CDS encoding sigma factor-like helix-turn-helix DNA-binding protein, translating into MSDGRSKVCDELPKRPQERLEQLADEPTGRRPTGLRGLKPLPPARVSEPLATLAREVIGGLAAVRREAFREARADGLTLTEIADELGVSVQAVSQVLRRRPHD; encoded by the coding sequence GTGAGTGATGGCAGATCGAAGGTCTGCGATGAGCTCCCCAAGCGCCCGCAAGAGCGCCTTGAACAGCTGGCTGATGAACCAACTGGCCGAAGGCCAACTGGACTCCGAGGCCTCAAACCGCTACCTCCTGCGCGTGTCTCGGAGCCTCTCGCCACCCTCGCCCGTGAGGTCATCGGGGGCCTTGCCGCCGTCCGGCGGGAAGCGTTCCGCGAAGCCCGTGCCGACGGCCTCACGCTCACGGAGATCGCCGACGAACTCGGCGTGAGTGTTCAAGCGGTGTCCCAGGTGCTGAGAAGACGGCCTCACGACTAG
- a CDS encoding tyrosine-type recombinase/integrase, with the protein MRGTTYKRCGCRNLETGEKYPTGKCPKLVNRNHGAWWARYDAPAGSSGRRRQPTVGPFKTRKAAQQALMEELGKSEIHGRQLDRNLKTGAYLEKIWLPAKKESLSSSTFADYAEIVQLYLVPGLGHLKLVDLRDKHVIDLYEAILQINRPLPEGDKPSELLRRLLEVRAYSTRPLKVGEAPRRKQTKPISPTRVKKIHAVLLSALNWAVKSKRLRENPIAHVEPPRVKGRRVKPLVWTAERVERWQETGKVLGPVMVWTPAQTGAFLDFIADERLYALFHLVAFRGLRRAEVAGLAWADTDLQGAGTLTVRETSPDSETQADEYDDTKSEAGERTVALDEATIAVLLDWRTRQERERSVAGPEVWVDSGRVFTREDGTRLRPQWISTRFEDLIRKYGLVQHRHSEEGWSVDRISRHHRTSVRAVQVVIGGEPLPPIRFHDLRHGAATLALLGNVNMKVISETLGHARHSFTADTYTSVLPEVSRAAAEAVAAVVPRRPQPETPAAAANVISFADRRNRRGKHAG; encoded by the coding sequence ATGCGAGGCACGACCTACAAACGCTGCGGCTGCCGCAATCTCGAAACCGGCGAAAAGTACCCCACGGGCAAGTGCCCGAAGCTGGTCAACCGGAACCACGGCGCATGGTGGGCGCGTTACGACGCGCCCGCAGGAAGCAGCGGCCGACGAAGACAACCGACCGTCGGCCCGTTCAAGACCAGGAAGGCCGCACAGCAGGCACTCATGGAAGAGCTCGGGAAGTCCGAAATCCATGGACGGCAGCTCGATCGAAACCTGAAGACGGGCGCATACCTGGAGAAAATCTGGCTTCCGGCCAAGAAGGAGAGCCTGTCAAGCTCGACATTCGCGGACTATGCGGAGATCGTCCAGCTCTACCTGGTGCCCGGCTTGGGGCACCTCAAGCTGGTCGACCTGAGGGACAAGCACGTGATCGACCTGTATGAGGCGATCCTGCAGATCAACCGCCCGCTTCCAGAGGGAGACAAGCCCAGTGAGCTGCTCAGACGCCTCCTTGAAGTCCGGGCGTACTCGACGAGACCGCTGAAGGTCGGTGAGGCTCCACGCCGCAAACAGACCAAACCTATCTCCCCGACACGGGTGAAGAAGATCCATGCGGTCCTGCTCTCCGCTCTGAACTGGGCGGTGAAGTCCAAGCGCCTGAGGGAGAACCCGATCGCGCACGTAGAACCACCTCGCGTCAAAGGAAGGCGGGTGAAGCCGCTCGTCTGGACGGCCGAACGTGTCGAACGGTGGCAGGAGACTGGGAAGGTGCTTGGGCCGGTGATGGTCTGGACACCCGCCCAGACGGGAGCCTTCCTCGACTTCATCGCGGACGAGCGGTTGTATGCCCTCTTCCATCTGGTCGCCTTCCGCGGGCTGCGTCGTGCCGAGGTCGCGGGGCTGGCGTGGGCGGACACCGATCTGCAGGGCGCGGGCACGCTGACTGTCCGCGAGACGAGCCCTGATTCCGAGACCCAGGCGGACGAGTACGACGACACCAAGTCCGAGGCCGGTGAGCGCACCGTGGCGCTGGACGAGGCGACCATCGCGGTTCTGCTGGACTGGAGGACCCGTCAGGAACGTGAAAGGTCCGTCGCCGGCCCCGAAGTATGGGTGGACTCCGGACGGGTCTTCACCCGTGAGGACGGAACCCGGCTGCGTCCGCAGTGGATCTCCACACGGTTCGAGGACCTGATCAGGAAGTACGGACTCGTCCAGCACAGGCACTCCGAAGAGGGCTGGTCCGTCGACAGGATCTCCCGTCACCACCGAACCTCCGTGCGCGCCGTCCAGGTGGTGATCGGAGGTGAGCCTCTGCCGCCGATTCGCTTCCACGATCTACGGCACGGAGCGGCGACGCTCGCCCTGCTGGGCAACGTCAACATGAAAGTGATCAGCGAGACGCTCGGCCATGCCCGGCACTCGTTCACCGCCGACACCTACACCTCGGTGCTTCCAGAGGTGTCCCGGGCGGCGGCAGAGGCCGTGGCTGCGGTCGTACCGCGCCGACCTCAGCCGGAGACACCTGCTGCAGCCGCCAACGTGATCTCATTCGCGGACCGCCGCAACAGGCGCGGCAAACACGCAGGGTAA
- a CDS encoding helix-turn-helix transcriptional regulator, with protein MSPRRQRRPSESPALIAFGRQMRRLREAKGVKQETIAHLTQVSGPQVSKIENGKKRATRSFVEFVDEHLEAGGALINLWEDLNKDGHPVPIWFDWPKSEADAAMLVTYQHSVIPGLVQTPAYALAILHGNQEAADARIERQKILKDPREDGSAPPIYVILIDEQALSRQVGTPETMREQLEHLVETSMLPNITVQVVLGSGEHDGNMGAFVVATMADRSEVAYIETAVRPLTTDDPADLSVVARTLVSLRSRALTEEMSRELIRKVAREKWT; from the coding sequence ATGTCCCCACGTCGCCAGCGTCGCCCCAGCGAGTCCCCCGCTCTCATAGCCTTCGGCCGGCAGATGCGCCGACTGCGCGAGGCGAAAGGCGTGAAGCAGGAGACCATCGCCCACCTTACGCAGGTCAGCGGCCCGCAGGTCAGCAAGATCGAGAACGGCAAGAAGCGCGCCACCCGCTCATTCGTGGAATTCGTGGACGAACACCTGGAAGCAGGCGGCGCCCTCATCAACCTCTGGGAGGACCTCAACAAGGACGGCCACCCCGTCCCGATCTGGTTCGACTGGCCGAAGAGCGAAGCCGACGCCGCGATGCTGGTCACCTACCAGCACTCGGTCATTCCCGGCCTGGTCCAGACCCCCGCCTACGCACTCGCAATCCTGCACGGCAATCAGGAGGCTGCAGACGCCCGGATCGAGCGCCAGAAGATCCTCAAGGACCCGCGGGAGGACGGCTCCGCCCCGCCGATCTACGTGATCCTGATCGACGAGCAGGCGCTCTCCCGCCAGGTCGGCACCCCAGAGACAATGAGGGAGCAACTGGAGCACCTGGTCGAGACGAGCATGTTGCCCAACATCACGGTTCAAGTAGTGTTGGGAAGCGGCGAACATGACGGCAACATGGGCGCATTCGTGGTCGCGACGATGGCAGACCGGAGCGAAGTCGCCTACATCGAGACAGCCGTCCGTCCCCTCACGACGGACGACCCCGCAGACCTGTCCGTCGTTGCACGAACCTTGGTCAGCCTACGTTCACGGGCACTGACAGAAGAAATGTCACGTGAACTCATAAGAAAGGTGGCCCGAGAAAAATGGACCTGA
- a CDS encoding ATP-binding protein — protein MGEAPQNEMVVKRDPKVVAEVRQFVRLVTGEYGMDDFVPCLVASELVTNALQHATSDRDEDVILRLSRTEDDALWMEVQDAACGLPQMLAADTSNETGRGLFIVDQYARCWGIRALADDAGKVVFAVIDAT, from the coding sequence ATGGGCGAGGCGCCCCAGAACGAGATGGTGGTGAAGCGCGACCCTAAGGTCGTCGCGGAGGTCCGGCAGTTCGTGCGGCTGGTCACCGGCGAGTACGGGATGGACGACTTCGTGCCGTGCCTGGTGGCCAGCGAGCTGGTCACGAACGCCCTCCAGCACGCGACGTCCGACAGGGATGAGGACGTGATCCTGCGGTTGAGTCGTACCGAGGACGACGCGCTGTGGATGGAGGTCCAGGACGCCGCCTGCGGTCTCCCGCAGATGCTGGCGGCCGACACCTCCAACGAGACGGGACGGGGGCTGTTCATCGTCGACCAGTACGCCCGCTGCTGGGGCATCCGCGCCCTGGCCGACGACGCCGGCAAGGTCGTCTTCGCGGTCATCGACGCGACGTGA
- a CDS encoding Rrf2 family transcriptional regulator: protein MSANSRLTIAAHALAWIGLYQRQGHEVATSEQIATSANTNPVVIRRLLGELRRAGLVESRRGVGAGWSLARELESMTLLDVYEAVEPGPLFAMHRTTPDQGCVVGHGIQPAMQSIYEGIEDTVRHELARVTLAHVLRDVLAAPR, encoded by the coding sequence ATGAGCGCCAACAGCAGGCTGACCATCGCCGCCCACGCGCTGGCCTGGATCGGCCTCTACCAGCGCCAGGGCCATGAGGTCGCCACCTCAGAGCAGATCGCGACCAGCGCGAACACCAACCCCGTGGTGATCAGACGACTGCTCGGCGAGCTGCGCAGGGCCGGGCTCGTGGAGTCCCGGCGGGGCGTGGGCGCGGGCTGGTCGCTGGCACGCGAGCTGGAGTCGATGACCCTGCTCGACGTGTACGAGGCAGTGGAACCCGGGCCGCTGTTCGCAATGCACCGCACCACCCCGGACCAGGGATGTGTGGTGGGTCACGGCATCCAGCCGGCAATGCAGAGCATCTACGAGGGCATCGAGGATACCGTGAGACACGAGCTGGCCCGCGTCACGCTCGCGCACGTACTGCGGGACGTACTCGCGGCACCTCGCTAA
- a CDS encoding SDR family NAD(P)-dependent oxidoreductase: MSRPLTGKVALVTGGSRGLGAATVRLLAEQGADVAFTYVSSEKQAQAVVDEVHGKGAKAVAFKSDQADTSRAPALINDVVAHFGGLDILVNNAAISVEQGRTVDDPDADTAALDRMHATNYLGVIAVIRAASRVLRTGGRIITVSSGLGSRVGVPGVADYSATKSGIERYTMGVARDLGPRDITANVVEAGLMDSGMQPPDPDTLKALLSSLSLQRMGHPDEIAAAIAFLASPAASYVTGAVLDAHGGYNA, encoded by the coding sequence ATGAGCAGGCCACTCACGGGCAAGGTCGCCCTGGTCACCGGGGGATCGCGCGGACTGGGAGCCGCGACCGTACGGCTGCTGGCCGAGCAGGGCGCCGACGTCGCCTTCACCTACGTCAGCTCCGAGAAGCAGGCGCAGGCCGTCGTCGACGAGGTGCACGGCAAGGGAGCGAAGGCCGTCGCCTTCAAGTCCGACCAGGCGGACACGAGCCGGGCGCCGGCGCTGATCAACGACGTGGTCGCGCACTTCGGCGGCCTGGACATCCTCGTCAACAACGCGGCGATCTCGGTGGAGCAGGGCCGCACGGTGGACGACCCGGACGCCGACACCGCCGCACTGGACCGGATGCACGCCACCAACTACCTCGGCGTGATCGCCGTCATCCGGGCCGCCTCCCGAGTGCTGCGCACGGGCGGCCGCATCATCACGGTGAGTTCCGGACTGGGCTCCCGGGTCGGCGTCCCGGGCGTTGCCGACTACTCGGCGACCAAGTCAGGCATCGAGAGGTACACCATGGGGGTCGCACGGGACCTCGGGCCCCGCGACATCACGGCCAACGTCGTGGAAGCCGGGCTGATGGACAGCGGCATGCAACCGCCGGACCCCGACACCCTCAAGGCCCTGCTCAGCTCGCTGTCCCTGCAACGCATGGGGCACCCCGACGAAATCGCCGCGGCGATCGCCTTCCTGGCGAGCCC